The DNA region AGAAAACATGTGAGCAATGGACTTACACAAAAGCTCTTATTGTTTTCAGcacttttattgtaaagtatgaagCATACGCAATAACTGCTGGATCCATTTTATCTGCCTTTATATGGTTTATATAACATAGTACAGACAAAGCTGCACTTATTTACATCCTATACTTACTGAGAACAGAAAAGCTCAAGAATCACAAAAGGTCTATACAACAGACGACTATTGAAATGCAATTACTGACAGAAACTGCAATCTTGAAATAAATTACTTAAGGCCATATTATTATTTCAGATCCTCCAGTGACCCGGAATTGTGAGAAGATCAGGACACATCCTCCAGACACTAGAAAGAATCCACCAAACCAGCCGGCATACATTGCATCCCCAAACTCCCAGCGGGGAATGTCTTTAGGGATGCTGCGGTCCCAAAATTTGATCAGCGTGTCATAAGCAAAGTAGGACACAGAGTAGAAAGTCAGTGCACCTGCCACTGAAAAGAGAAGTCCTCCAAGGATGTTCAGCATCTTTCTGACATGTCCTTCAGAGTTGCCAAGGCACTTCACACAGGTCAGTGCAGGTGTTGAGGCCATAAATCCTAAAGCCCCAATTAAGACAGAGAGGCACACAAGGACACGACCCATTTGGACTTGGATTGGTAGCTGTTGTGGAGTCTGATATTCTTGACAAACGCTAAACCCCACGTCTTGTATAACACATATTTGCCACAAGCCAAGACGGTAATTTTCGTTAATGAGAAGACCGGAAGAAGAAGTCAACCAGTAAGGAATGAATAAGGCCACCAGGCAGCACACATAGCCAGAAAGGGACAGGAAAAGACCTGCAAGTTCAGAAAAGCAAAGTACTGCTTCCATTTTATCCTCTTCTGACttaacttttgactgtttttctTAATCCTTCAGATGAAGCTTTAAGCAAAAGACCGTTTTCTTCCAAGGACCGAGCGTCCAAATACCAGTCGGTAGGCAGCTTTGAATAAATCAATGCATTTTAGTGTCCATGTGAGAGACTATTGTTCTTCTAAAATCCATTCTATTTATAGTACAGTGCTATCGTAGATTTTGGAAAAAAGACCAATAGAAATGTCTTGTATTCTTTTGAAAAAGATCACAGGACCAGATTAGATGATATTCCTACTTGGTTTCATAGTGAAAGGAACAATCGAAGTCTTGAGGCTGTTTTtaaagattgtttttttcatgtacGGTAGCTTTCATTACAAAACTATATGACTTTGATTCAAAATAATGATTAAAAAGAAAGTAAAGAAAACACAATCTTACTGTACAACATCTGCATTTTTTCTTATTAATACTTTATGTATTATTATAGAGCAAACAATGCCAATGCAACAAAAAGTTCTAAAACAAAGTGTTATTGTTCAAAAATGCAACTGGTACTGTTTCTACTTCTGTCGCCAGCTAGAAATGCACTTTAGTTGTAGTTCATGCAGGGTGACAATGTCAGTCCTGTGCTCTCAGGGACTTGTAGTACCATCCAGGCTGGAAGCCTGGGAGTAAAAAGGGTATTTCGATCTCCAAgatagatcctatcccaatatgtaggaggtataatattattattattattattattaataataataataataataataataatagcaaatacctccaattagaaatatagtatagttcttctgataagctgcaGTATATTGTTTACCCcacgtgcagggcattgcagtagcttaggtgtccatggttatgaccactcatatagtgacagtaagggctcattcccacttgcgatgaaatccgatgaatgcaatccgataaaaaaatcggattgaattcggaccaatgttaatctatgattgtgtgctcatctgcgtttttttccagctcggatcggatcacaatcgggctggaaaaaaattgcagcatgctacgatttcaaTCAGAAATCGGattgcatcccgcaatagaagtcactgggtgagagaaaaaaaaaattgcacagcactcgcatcatgcgagtgctgtccgatttttaggcaccgatgtcctttgaaaagccggcaattcatatgcggctactgtaaaatCACACTATCCGGTAGAATAGAAAAGCTAGAATACATACAACCCctggtaaaaattatggaatcaccggccttggaggatgttcattcagttgtttaattttgtagaaaaaagcagatcacagacatggcacaaaactaaagtcatttcaaatggcaactttctggctttaaaaaacactaagagagatcaagaacaaaaaatgtggtagtcagtaatggttacttttttatccaagcattggggaaaaattatggaatcactcaattctgaggaaaaaattatggaatcaccctgtaagttTTCAtatccaaaaataacacctgcataaaATTAGATCtgatcattagtctgcatctaaatagGAGTGataacaccttggagagctgttgcaccaagtggactgacatgaatcatggctccaacacgagagatgtcaatggaaacaaaggagaggattatcaaactcttaaaagagtgtaaatcatcacgcaatgttgcaaaagatgttggttgttcacagtcagctgtgtctaaaatctggaccaaatacaaacaacatgggaaggttgttaaaggcaaacatactggtagaccaaggaagacatcaaagcgtcaataccagaaacttaaagcaatatgtccccaaaacaggaaatgcacaacaaaacaaatgaggaacaaaggggtggaaactggagtcaacgtctgtgaccgaactgtaagaaaccgcctaaaggaaatgggatttacatacagaaaagctaaacgaaagccatcattaacacctaaacagaaaaaacaaggttacaatgggctaaggataagcaatcatggactgtggatgactggatgaaagtcatattcagtgatgaatcgcgaacctgcattgggcaaggtgatgatgctggaacttttgtttggtgccgttccaatgagatttataaatgactgcctgaagagcacatgcaaatttccacagtcattgatgatatgggaatgcatgtcag from Ranitomeya variabilis isolate aRanVar5 chromosome 3, aRanVar5.hap1, whole genome shotgun sequence includes:
- the LOC143817636 gene encoding claudin-22-like, giving the protein MEAVLCFSELAGLFLSLSGYVCCLVALFIPYWLTSSSGLLINENYRLGLWQICVIQDVGFSVCQEYQTPQQLPIQVQMGRVLVCLSVLIGALGFMASTPALTCVKCLGNSEGHVRKMLNILGGLLFSVAGALTFYSVSYFAYDTLIKFWDRSIPKDIPRWEFGDAMYAGWFGGFFLVSGGCVLIFSQFRVTGGSEIIIWP